One genomic window of Saccopteryx bilineata isolate mSacBil1 chromosome 4, mSacBil1_pri_phased_curated, whole genome shotgun sequence includes the following:
- the IL9 gene encoding interleukin-9 codes for MLLTVVLASALLLCSVAGQACQTLVAIQNVKNLIDKLRGDPLSKCSCSSNVTDCLCLPIPSDSCTTPCFQEGLVRMTNTTVSTSSPQIFNRVKKTVGNLKHNKCPYFSCERPCNQTTAGNTLTFLKSLLGAFQKTRMAGRE; via the exons ATGCTCCTGACTGTAGTCCTTGCCTCTGCCCTGCTCCTGTGCTCCGTGGCTGGCCAAGCGTGTCAGACCCTGGTAGCAATTCAAAATGTCAAGAACCTCATTGACAAACTGCGG GGAGATCCACTGTCAAAATGCAGCTGTAGCAGCAAT GTGACCGATTGTTTGTGCCTGCCCATTCCTTCT GACAGCTGCACCACCCCGTGCTTCCAGGAGGGTCTGGTCCGGATGACCAACACCACAGTGAGCACAAGCTCCCCCCAGATTTTCAATCGGGTGAAGAAAACAGTCGGAAATCTGAAGCACAACAAGTGTCCA TATTTTTCCTGTGAACGGCCATGTAACCAAACCACCGCAGGCAACACACTGACATTTCTGAAGAGCCTCCTGGGAGCCTTCCAGAAAACAAGGATGGCAGGCAGAGAATGA